Within Flavobacterium pisciphilum, the genomic segment AGAGTTTAGAAGCAATCACTTAATTTTAAAATCAATATAATCTGCTATGAATAAGGATATTAAAATAGTTTCGTCAGAGGATTTTCCTAGTCAATTCATGACCGAAGCGTCTTTAGATTTCGATTTCTTAAAAACTTCTATTCAGATTTATGATTTAAATGCGACTACAGAGTATATAAAAATTCCAACTCCCCTTTATAGACCCAATTACAATTCGATAGTTCATATTACAAAAGGCAGTGTGAAGCAACAAATTGATAATGAAACAAAATTGATTACAGAAAATGATATTCTATTTATCAAGCAAGGGCATATAACGGCGATTAAAGAGATTGATAAGGACATAACAGGACATTTTGTTTTATTTGAAGAAAATATCCTAAATCACATTCTCTCAAAACAAGAACTGATTCAAATTTTTGCTTCTAATGCAGTAATCAAACTACCAAAAGAAATAAGTGTCTGGCTGAACTCTTTATTTTGCCTATTGGATCAAGAATTCCGCAATGAAAATTCCAATCTTGAAATCTGTTATTCGCTGATGCAGGCAGGTTTACAAAAGATTATTTCTTCAAACAAAGACCTTGGAAAAACAATCAATCGAGGGAGCGAAATTACATTTACTTTTAAAGAACTAGTGTATAAGTACCATGCGCATAATAAAACGGTTTCTTTTTATGCCGAGAAGCTAAACGTTTCTATCAACTACCTCAATAGATCGATTAAGCAAACCACAGGAATTGCTCCAAAGGAATGGATTAATAACATTAGCATTCTACAAAGTCAGATACTTTTACAAGACCTAACAAAAGATATCTCTGAGATTGCATTTGAATTGAATTACGAAGACCCTTCATATTTTGGGCGTCTTTTCAAAAAAATAACAGGTACAACTCCTTCTCAATACCGAAATTCACTTATGCACGATTTGTCCGAGTAAAGACAAATTACGTCCTAGCATCAATTAATGTTTTGATAGCATCTTTGCCCTAAGAAAATCTTAGAGGACTTAGGTTCTAGGTGTAAACATTAATAACTATTATTTTGAAAAAATTATCGTATCTGGTTGTATTAATCGTACTTATTTGTGCTCACAATCGAGTTTCGGCTCAATTAATTACAGATGCTATGGGAGTTTCTGTGACAAAACACTTCAATAGCAATTTCAAAAATCAATCTCCTGATAATCAGTATTCAGAAAACGATTTCAGTTATACGACCTATGATGCTTGGCTCCCCATACCAGTTTTTAGAATCGGGAAAGCGAGTATAATGGGAACTATAAATTATCGATTAATGGATTTTGATTTTGACAAGGATATGTCGATTAATCCGAATTATTTGAATAAAATCAATGAGATTAAACCCACCATTGTCATCAAGTATCCTGTTGCAAACAGATGGGCAGCTTTTGGGGTTCTTATACCCATTGTTGCTTCTGATTTTAAGGGAGCATTCACAGCAGACGATGTGGTGTTGGATGGCATTTTAGGAATATCAAGAAAGTTCGGAAGAAAATCAAATCTTGAAATCGGGATTGGTCCTCATGTAATGTACTACTTCGGGAATTTTATGGTAACACCTGCTGTGTCTATAGATTATAAGAGTAACAACGGCAAATGGGTTGCTCAAGCCTACTGGCCTAGAGTAAACATTCTTCGCAATATTGGTACTAGTACTCAGTTTGGTCTGGCAGGATCAATAGATTGGACAATACACAATCTAAAAAACTACAAAAACAGCGAAGGAAAAGAGATCGATTACGCTCAGTATTCGGCTATTCATGGCGGATTGCAAATTAACCAGCGTCTTTTTGATAGTTTCTGGCTTCAGTTGCAAGGCGGACTGTCTTTTGCAAACAAATATGAGTTGTTTGATTCTAACAATAAAACAATCAGTAATTACAAGGCTGACGAAGCGCTGTACGGAAAACTCATGCTGACTTACCGATTTGGCAAATAACAATTGCTAAGGAAAAAGAGCTCACTTCTTAGCTCTCCAAAATAATTTCAATAACTAATCCATTTAAAAAAATGAAAAAAGCAATTCTAACTGCCTTAGTAGTTGGCACGACCTCTTTGGCTAGTGCGCAACAGTTAAAAATGAATATTGATGTTACCAATGTTCAAAAAGACAAAGGAACCGTTGTGGTAAATGTGTATGACAAAAAAGACAACTTCCTAAAAACGGCCTATCTCACAAAGGTTCAAAAAGCCAATCAATCGACTTTAAAATTCCAAGTTGACTTGCCTAAAGGCACTTATGCAATTACCGTTTTTCAAGACTTGGACAACGACAAAAAACTGACTACTAACTGGATAGGTATTCCGAAAGAGCCAGTAGGGAACAGTACTAATTTTAAACCAGATGGTGGTGCACCTACATTTAAGGATTGTGCGATACTAGTTTCAAAAAATGATTCAACGATTGCAATTAATCTAGACTAATTATTTAAAAATAAGGGATATAAATCCCGGAATTAATTATGGAAGAAGCAATTTTTAAAAAACGAATTATTGCCGAAATAAAAGGGGCTTGCAAAGAATATCAAACAGGCGATACGCTCATTACCGCTTTGCAAGCCACTACGTTGCAATTCAGCACTAGCGAACTCACATTGATTATAGGTCCTTCGGGCTCGGGTAAAACCACTTTATTGTCTCTTTTAGGCTGTGTTATTTATCCAACCAGAGGAGCTGTTTTTATTGACGGACAACAGGTAAATACGCTTTCAGAGAAACAGTTGTCTGTTATGCGATTGAATAAAATAGGCTTTGTTTTTCAAGGGTTTAATTTATTATCACCGCTTAATTCGTTAGAAAACGTGATGATGCCTTTACAGCTTATGAATATAAAGGATAATCAAGCCAGAGCACAAGCTATGCAAGCCTTAGAGTTGGTAGGAATGCAGGACAGAATGAAAAACTTGCCTAAAATGCTTAGTGGTGGACAGCAACAAAGGGTAGCCATTGCGAGGGCATTAGTTACCAATGCGCCAATTATACTTTGCGACGAACCTACCGCAGCTCTAGACGTAAAAAGCGTAAGTGTGGTTATGGACGAATTAAAAAAATTAGCGCTAGACGGAAAGAGTGTAATTGTGGTTACACACGATATGCGACTCAAACAATTTGCTGACCGAATTATTTATGTTGATAACGGAATCGCAACGGAGAATATAGATTTAGCGCACACAGACAATCATTAACCAAAATAAAAATAATGAAGCATATAGTAATGTATTTGATGTTTCTTGTATTCCTGATTTTAGGAAGTTGCAATAAGAAAGAAGAAGAAAATTTAGAAAAGAACATACAACATAAAGAAGCTGTTCCAACAGAAATTGTTGGTTTAGGGCGAATTGAACCTGAAGCGGAAATAGTGCCTTTAGCCACAGAAATAGGAGGGATTGTTGTAAAAGTTAACAAGAAAGAAAATGATTTGATTGCAAAAGGCGATTTGATTCTTGAATTGAATCACGCGGTTCAGGATGCAAAAATTAAACAAATTAAAAGTAGAATTGCGACCCAAAAAATCGAAATTAATATCGCACAATCCAACCTAAAAGAGCAAAAGATAAACCTATCAAACAAGCAGTTGGAGTTGCAACGATTGAAAAATTTATATTCAAAAGGAGCAGAGACAAAACAAAATGTTGATAATCTGGAAACAGAAACCAAAATCTATCAAACCAATATAGAGCAGCTACAATTGCAAGTTGGTGCTACAACCGCCCGACTTCAGGAAATCGAACAAGAGCTACAAGTACTAAATAAAGAGCTAGAGTATTATTTTGTAACCGCATTAAGCGATGGGCAAATAATGACCATGAATGCGCTAAAAGGAGCAGCTATAGAATCACATCAGGCATTTGCAGATTTTATTCCCAAAAGTAAATTGGTTGCTACTTGTGAAATTGACGAACTCTTTGCCGATAAAATCAAAGAAGGACAAAAAGCTACTATTCGCCAAATTGGTTCTAATACCACTATTGGTTCAGGTGTTGTAATTTTTACTTCATCAGCACTCAAGCGCAAATCGCTTTTTTCTGAAAAGGCAGGCGATCAAGAGGATAGACGAGTTCGAGAAATAAAAATTCTATTAGACAATCAAACCCAATATTTAATTAATGCTCGAATAGAATGTGTAATTCAGATATCGAGTAATATGACTGTTGAAAAACAATAAATAACCGGATATGAAATCAATCATTAGTACTGCTTGGAAGTTTATTCGTTTTGATAAAACAAAAAGTATCGGTGTTGTTGTTGGAATTGTAATAAGCACGTTTCTTATTGGTCAACAAATAGGAACTTTTAATTTTTTAACCGGATTGATGAGTGTTTTGGTAAAAAACACCCATGCCGATATTTGGGTTATTGATGACAAAACAAAAGATGTTAACCAATTGAGCTTATTGGACACTCGAAAAGAAAAAGAAATTAAGAGTTTGCCTGGTGTACAAGAGGTTTTTCCTATTGTGATAACAAGCGGGAAAGCAAAATTCCCTGATGGCACAAATGCCAATGTAAACCTTATTGGCAGTGAATATCCTAATTTTAAAGTAGGACCAGATCGTACTAAAATAGTGCAGGGGAAATTTTCGGATTTGCTACAAGAATCAGGCGTATCTGCCGATTACTTTGATCGTAATAATTTTGGAGGCTCATCGGAGGTAGGAACAACTTTTGAAATCAATGGAAAAAGAGCTGTTATTACACTTCAAACCAAAGGCGTAAGAGGCTGGGGAGGCTATTTAATGTACACTACAATAGATAGAGCACGGTATTATGGCAACATTCCCTCAACCAACGTAAGTGCGCTAATGGTCAATGTAAAAGAAGGTGAAGACGTAAATCAGGTAATCAATCAGATTAATAATTCTATTTACGGAGTACAAGCTTGGAGCACCTCGTCATTGAGTTCATCCACCGTCGAAAGTGTTTTGGCTTCTACAGGATTGGGCGCTAGCACAGGCTCATTGGTAGGGTTTGCTATCATTGCAGGCTTTTTTATCATTGGTTTAACCATGTATTCATCTGCCTTAGACCGAATCAAAGATTATGGAACTCTCAAAGCCATAGGCGCTACCAATTCATACATTCGAAAGCTTGTGCTTACACAAGCCACCTTGTTTGCT encodes:
- a CDS encoding helix-turn-helix domain-containing protein — protein: MNKDIKIVSSEDFPSQFMTEASLDFDFLKTSIQIYDLNATTEYIKIPTPLYRPNYNSIVHITKGSVKQQIDNETKLITENDILFIKQGHITAIKEIDKDITGHFVLFEENILNHILSKQELIQIFASNAVIKLPKEISVWLNSLFCLLDQEFRNENSNLEICYSLMQAGLQKIISSNKDLGKTINRGSEITFTFKELVYKYHAHNKTVSFYAEKLNVSINYLNRSIKQTTGIAPKEWINNISILQSQILLQDLTKDISEIAFELNYEDPSYFGRLFKKITGTTPSQYRNSLMHDLSE
- a CDS encoding DUF6268 family outer membrane beta-barrel protein, producing the protein MKKLSYLVVLIVLICAHNRVSAQLITDAMGVSVTKHFNSNFKNQSPDNQYSENDFSYTTYDAWLPIPVFRIGKASIMGTINYRLMDFDFDKDMSINPNYLNKINEIKPTIVIKYPVANRWAAFGVLIPIVASDFKGAFTADDVVLDGILGISRKFGRKSNLEIGIGPHVMYYFGNFMVTPAVSIDYKSNNGKWVAQAYWPRVNILRNIGTSTQFGLAGSIDWTIHNLKNYKNSEGKEIDYAQYSAIHGGLQINQRLFDSFWLQLQGGLSFANKYELFDSNNKTISNYKADEALYGKLMLTYRFGK
- a CDS encoding DUF2141 domain-containing protein gives rise to the protein MKKAILTALVVGTTSLASAQQLKMNIDVTNVQKDKGTVVVNVYDKKDNFLKTAYLTKVQKANQSTLKFQVDLPKGTYAITVFQDLDNDKKLTTNWIGIPKEPVGNSTNFKPDGGAPTFKDCAILVSKNDSTIAINLD
- a CDS encoding ABC transporter ATP-binding protein; translated protein: MEEAIFKKRIIAEIKGACKEYQTGDTLITALQATTLQFSTSELTLIIGPSGSGKTTLLSLLGCVIYPTRGAVFIDGQQVNTLSEKQLSVMRLNKIGFVFQGFNLLSPLNSLENVMMPLQLMNIKDNQARAQAMQALELVGMQDRMKNLPKMLSGGQQQRVAIARALVTNAPIILCDEPTAALDVKSVSVVMDELKKLALDGKSVIVVTHDMRLKQFADRIIYVDNGIATENIDLAHTDNH
- a CDS encoding HlyD family secretion protein; the encoded protein is MKHIVMYLMFLVFLILGSCNKKEEENLEKNIQHKEAVPTEIVGLGRIEPEAEIVPLATEIGGIVVKVNKKENDLIAKGDLILELNHAVQDAKIKQIKSRIATQKIEINIAQSNLKEQKINLSNKQLELQRLKNLYSKGAETKQNVDNLETETKIYQTNIEQLQLQVGATTARLQEIEQELQVLNKELEYYFVTALSDGQIMTMNALKGAAIESHQAFADFIPKSKLVATCEIDELFADKIKEGQKATIRQIGSNTTIGSGVVIFTSSALKRKSLFSEKAGDQEDRRVREIKILLDNQTQYLINARIECVIQISSNMTVEKQ
- a CDS encoding ABC transporter permease, whose translation is MKSIISTAWKFIRFDKTKSIGVVVGIVISTFLIGQQIGTFNFLTGLMSVLVKNTHADIWVIDDKTKDVNQLSLLDTRKEKEIKSLPGVQEVFPIVITSGKAKFPDGTNANVNLIGSEYPNFKVGPDRTKIVQGKFSDLLQESGVSADYFDRNNFGGSSEVGTTFEINGKRAVITLQTKGVRGWGGYLMYTTIDRARYYGNIPSTNVSALMVNVKEGEDVNQVINQINNSIYGVQAWSTSSLSSSTVESVLASTGLGASTGSLVGFAIIAGFFIIGLTMYSSALDRIKDYGTLKAIGATNSYIRKLVLTQATLFAIVGFLIAFIFLMGFKNGMYQVGIVIDFTPILIFSILLITFSISLFGAVFAIKRIKNVEPASVFRG